In Acidovorax sp. 106, the following proteins share a genomic window:
- a CDS encoding DEAD/DEAH box helicase has translation MTDTLQVQGEFAPAESSFAADILAGTAVADAPVDAVTAEPNGFVELGLAPELVQAVADLGYTQPTSVQRKAIPLAMGSDASKFIDLMVSSQTGSGKTAAFLLPVLHTLINQQAAAEAEERAAFERAVAEAAERGEPAPKRAKRKDPTSSRNFKAATPGALILCPTRELAQQVAHDAIDLVKHCRGLRVANVVGGMPYQLQIAKLQNADLVVATPGRLLDLQRSMQIKLDKVQFLVVDEADRMLDLGFSDDLAELNQLTAQRKQTMMFSATFAPRIQQLAMRVMHDGGSSVQKVTIDSPQEKHTNIKQMLYWADNAQHKRKLLDHWLRDTSINQAIVFASTQVECDGLANDLQQDGFSAVALHGALSQGLRNRRLMALRSGQVQILVATDVAARGIDVPTITHVFNFGLPMKAEDYTHRIGRTGRAGRDGLAVTFAEFRDRRKIFDIESYSRQQFKSEVIPGLEPAQRAPQAPRGDFGGRGRSGGFEGRDNQSRDRRFGGPARGGNDRGGNDRGGFGGGFGGGFAGRGAPAPRGGDGFAPREDRGFAPRRDGEGYGRKPGFGDNAPRGGGFAPRGDMGAPRGGDRGDFAPRKPAFAKPAGGKPFAPHDARKRPARPAR, from the coding sequence ATGACCGACACTTTGCAAGTGCAGGGCGAATTCGCGCCTGCTGAATCTTCTTTTGCCGCTGACATTTTGGCTGGTACTGCCGTGGCCGATGCGCCTGTGGATGCCGTCACTGCCGAGCCCAATGGCTTCGTCGAACTGGGTCTGGCGCCTGAGCTTGTGCAGGCCGTGGCTGACTTGGGCTACACCCAGCCCACCAGCGTGCAGCGCAAGGCCATCCCTCTGGCCATGGGCAGCGATGCTTCCAAGTTCATTGACCTGATGGTCTCCAGCCAGACCGGTAGCGGCAAGACCGCAGCTTTCCTGCTGCCTGTGCTGCACACGCTGATCAACCAGCAGGCAGCGGCAGAAGCCGAGGAACGTGCTGCTTTCGAGCGCGCCGTGGCCGAAGCTGCTGAGCGCGGCGAGCCTGCTCCCAAGCGCGCCAAGCGCAAGGATCCCACCAGCTCGCGCAATTTCAAGGCCGCCACCCCTGGCGCCCTGATCCTGTGCCCCACGCGTGAACTGGCCCAGCAGGTGGCACACGACGCCATCGACCTGGTCAAGCACTGCCGTGGCCTGCGCGTAGCCAACGTGGTGGGCGGCATGCCCTACCAGTTGCAGATCGCCAAGCTGCAGAACGCTGACCTCGTGGTCGCCACCCCTGGCCGTCTGCTGGACCTGCAGCGCTCGATGCAAATCAAGCTCGACAAGGTGCAGTTTTTGGTGGTGGATGAGGCTGACCGCATGTTGGACCTGGGCTTCTCGGACGATCTGGCCGAGTTGAACCAGCTCACGGCCCAGCGCAAGCAGACCATGATGTTCAGCGCCACCTTCGCGCCGCGCATCCAGCAGCTGGCCATGCGTGTGATGCACGACGGTGGTTCGTCGGTGCAAAAGGTGACCATTGATTCGCCGCAAGAGAAGCACACCAACATCAAGCAGATGCTGTACTGGGCTGACAACGCACAGCACAAGCGCAAGCTGCTGGATCACTGGCTGCGCGACACATCGATCAATCAGGCCATTGTTTTTGCGAGCACCCAGGTGGAATGTGATGGCCTGGCCAACGACCTGCAGCAAGACGGCTTCTCGGCCGTGGCCCTGCACGGTGCCCTGAGCCAAGGCTTGCGTAACCGCCGTCTGATGGCGCTGCGCAGTGGTCAAGTGCAGATCCTGGTGGCCACCGATGTGGCGGCGCGTGGTATTGATGTGCCTACCATCACCCACGTGTTCAATTTCGGCTTGCCCATGAAGGCTGAGGATTACACCCACCGCATTGGCCGTACGGGCCGTGCGGGGCGTGATGGTCTGGCTGTCACGTTTGCTGAGTTTCGTGACCGCCGCAAGATTTTCGACATTGAGAGCTACAGCCGTCAGCAATTCAAGTCGGAAGTGATTCCTGGTCTGGAGCCTGCTCAGCGCGCTCCTCAAGCACCCCGTGGCGACTTCGGTGGCCGTGGCCGTTCGGGCGGTTTTGAAGGCCGCGATAACCAGTCCCGTGACCGCCGTTTTGGTGGTCCAGCACGCGGCGGCAATGATCGTGGTGGAAACGACCGTGGTGGTTTCGGCGGCGGCTTTGGTGGCGGTTTTGCTGGTCGTGGTGCTCCTGCGCCCCGTGGTGGCGATGGTTTTGCCCCTCGCGAAGACCGTGGCTTCGCTCCGCGCCGTGATGGTGAGGGCTATGGCCGCAAGCCTGGCTTTGGTGACAATGCCCCGCGTGGTGGTGGCTTTGCCCCCCGAGGCGACATGGGCGCTCCCCGTGGGGGTGATCGTGGGGACTTCGCTCCACGCAAGCCCGCTTTCGCCAAGCCTGCTGGTGGCAAGCCGTTTGCGCCCCACGATGCACGCAAGCGCCCTGCTCGCCCTGCGCGTTGA
- a CDS encoding UvrD-helicase domain-containing protein → MFPQDMFSDAPDSGAPPAPAAAAGLSPLLHNLNPEQLAAVTLPAGHALILAGAGSGKTRVLTTRIAWLLQNGHATPGGILAVTFTNKAAKEMVARLSAMLPVNVRGMWIGTFHGLCNRLLRAHHKAAGLAQTFQILDTQDQLSAIKRLCKQHNVDDERFPPKQLSYFIANCKEEGLRPADVEAHDSDARKKVEIYQLYEEQCQREGVVDFGELMLRSYELLRDNDPIREHYQRRFAHILVDEFQDTNKLQYAWLKQLAGNDVGGRYEARGSVIAVGDDDQSIYAFRGARVGNMTDFVREFDVQRQIKLEQNYRSYSNILDSANALISHNSRRLGKNLRTTQGAGEPVRVYEASSDLAEAQWMVDEIKQLVRSDGFDRKEIAVLYRSNAQSRVIESALFNASVPYRVYGGLRFFERAEIKHALAYLRLLENPHDDTSFTRVVNFPPRGIGARSIEVLQDAARTAGCSLHDAVSAVPGKAGTNFKAFVAMVDVLREQTEGQNLRSIIEQVLETTGLVEHFRTEKEGADRIENLQELVNAAESFVTQEGFGRDAVALPLDEHGTPLTQSVVSQGINPNAPMLDEPLKPAVAGIVDADTGETLSPLAAFLTHAALEAGDNQAQAGQDAVQLMTVHASKGLEFDGVFIGGMEEGLFPHDNASSDRDGLEEERRLMYVAITRARKRLYLSHSQTRMLHGQTRYNVKSRFFDELPEECLKWITPKQQGFGAYAPNSGAGSAYGSSARGNFGFKSETFASPPVPPQKAAPSHGLRAGIAVFHTKFGEGKVLAIEGTGDDARAQVNFPRHGTKWLALSVAKLTVVD, encoded by the coding sequence ATGTTCCCACAAGATATGTTCTCGGACGCGCCCGACAGCGGCGCGCCCCCTGCCCCGGCCGCTGCGGCGGGCCTCTCGCCCCTGTTGCACAACCTCAACCCCGAACAGCTCGCCGCCGTCACCCTGCCCGCAGGCCACGCGCTGATCCTGGCGGGCGCGGGCTCGGGCAAGACCCGTGTGCTCACCACCCGCATCGCCTGGCTGCTGCAAAACGGGCACGCCACGCCCGGCGGCATCCTGGCCGTCACCTTTACCAACAAGGCCGCCAAGGAGATGGTGGCCCGCCTCTCGGCCATGCTGCCCGTGAACGTGCGCGGCATGTGGATTGGCACCTTCCACGGCCTGTGCAACCGGCTTTTGCGCGCCCACCACAAGGCGGCGGGGCTAGCGCAGACCTTCCAGATTCTGGACACGCAAGACCAGCTCTCGGCCATCAAGCGCCTGTGCAAGCAGCACAACGTGGACGACGAGCGCTTTCCGCCCAAGCAGCTGTCGTACTTCATTGCCAATTGCAAGGAAGAAGGCCTGCGCCCTGCAGATGTGGAAGCGCACGACAGTGACGCCCGCAAGAAGGTCGAGATCTACCAGCTCTACGAAGAACAATGCCAGCGCGAAGGCGTGGTGGACTTTGGCGAGCTGATGCTGCGCTCTTACGAGCTGCTGCGCGACAACGACCCAATCCGCGAGCACTACCAGCGCCGCTTTGCCCACATCCTGGTCGATGAGTTCCAGGACACCAACAAGCTGCAATACGCCTGGCTCAAGCAACTGGCGGGCAACGACGTGGGCGGGCGCTACGAGGCGCGCGGTAGCGTGATTGCCGTGGGCGACGACGACCAGAGCATCTACGCCTTTCGTGGCGCGCGCGTGGGCAACATGACCGACTTCGTGCGCGAGTTCGATGTGCAGCGCCAGATCAAACTCGAGCAAAACTACCGCAGCTACAGCAACATCCTCGACTCGGCCAACGCCCTCATCAGCCACAACAGCCGCCGCCTGGGCAAAAACCTGCGCACCACGCAGGGCGCAGGCGAGCCCGTGCGCGTGTACGAGGCCAGCTCCGACCTGGCCGAGGCGCAGTGGATGGTCGATGAGATCAAGCAACTGGTTCGCAGCGACGGGTTTGATCGCAAGGAAATCGCCGTGCTCTACCGCAGCAATGCGCAAAGCCGGGTGATCGAATCGGCGCTGTTCAATGCCAGCGTGCCCTACCGCGTGTACGGCGGCCTGCGCTTTTTCGAGCGCGCTGAAATCAAGCACGCATTGGCGTATCTGCGCCTTTTGGAGAACCCGCACGACGACACCAGCTTCACCCGCGTGGTCAACTTTCCGCCGCGCGGCATTGGCGCGCGCAGCATTGAGGTGCTGCAAGACGCCGCCCGCACCGCTGGCTGCTCGTTGCACGACGCCGTGAGCGCCGTGCCCGGCAAGGCTGGAACCAACTTCAAGGCGTTCGTTGCCATGGTCGACGTGCTGCGTGAGCAGACTGAAGGGCAGAATCTGCGCAGCATCATCGAGCAGGTGCTTGAAACCACCGGCTTGGTCGAGCACTTTCGCACCGAAAAAGAAGGCGCCGACCGCATCGAGAACTTGCAGGAACTCGTTAACGCCGCCGAGAGCTTTGTCACCCAGGAAGGCTTTGGCCGCGACGCGGTGGCGCTGCCGCTGGACGAGCATGGCACACCGCTCACCCAAAGCGTGGTTAGCCAAGGGATCAACCCCAACGCCCCCATGCTCGACGAGCCTTTGAAGCCCGCCGTAGCGGGCATCGTCGACGCCGACACGGGCGAAACCCTCTCGCCCCTGGCCGCCTTCCTCACCCACGCTGCGCTTGAGGCCGGCGACAACCAGGCCCAGGCCGGGCAAGACGCCGTGCAGCTCATGACCGTGCACGCCAGCAAGGGCCTGGAGTTCGACGGTGTGTTCATCGGCGGCATGGAAGAGGGCCTGTTCCCGCACGACAACGCGTCGAGCGACCGCGACGGCCTGGAAGAAGAGCGCCGCCTGATGTACGTGGCCATCACCCGTGCCCGCAAGCGCCTGTACCTCAGCCACTCGCAAACGCGCATGCTGCACGGCCAGACGCGCTACAACGTCAAGAGCCGCTTCTTTGACGAATTGCCCGAAGAGTGCCTCAAGTGGATCACGCCCAAGCAGCAGGGTTTTGGCGCCTATGCTCCTAATTCAGGAGCTGGCAGCGCTTATGGATCAAGCGCTAGAGGCAATTTTGGCTTCAAGTCTGAAACCTTTGCCAGCCCCCCCGTGCCCCCGCAAAAAGCCGCACCCTCGCACGGCCTGCGCGCAGGCATTGCCGTGTTCCACACCAAGTTTGGCGAAGGCAAAGTGCTGGCCATTGAAGGCACGGGTGACGACGCCCGCGCCCAGGTCAACTTCCCGCGCCACGGCACCAAATGGCTAGCGTTGAGTGTGGCCAAGCTGACGGTGGTGGACTGA
- a CDS encoding GMP reductase → MEIFDYDNVLLLPRKCRVESRSECDASVELGGRRFRLPVVPANMKTVVDETICTWMAQNGYFYVMHRFDLDNLQFVKDMHAKGCYASISLGVKKPDYDTVDQLVAQGITPEYITIDIAHGHADSVKNMIGYLKQHLPKAFVIAGNVATPEAIIDLENWGADATKVGVGPGKVCITKLKTGFGTGGWQLSALKWCARVATKPIIADGGIRSHGDIAKSIRFGASMVMIGSLFAGHEESPGKTVEVDGELFKEYYGSASDFNKGEYKHVEGKRILEPVKGKLADTLIEMEQDVQSSISYSGGTKLMDVRKVNYVILGGDNAGEHLLM, encoded by the coding sequence ATGGAAATCTTCGACTACGACAACGTTTTGCTGCTGCCCCGCAAGTGCCGTGTGGAAAGCCGCTCGGAGTGCGACGCCAGCGTGGAGCTGGGCGGGCGCCGCTTTCGCCTGCCGGTCGTGCCTGCCAACATGAAGACGGTGGTGGACGAAACCATCTGCACCTGGATGGCGCAAAACGGCTACTTCTACGTGATGCACCGCTTTGACCTGGACAACCTGCAGTTCGTTAAAGACATGCACGCCAAGGGCTGCTACGCGTCGATTTCGCTGGGCGTCAAAAAGCCCGACTACGACACGGTGGACCAGTTGGTGGCCCAAGGCATCACGCCCGAGTACATCACCATCGACATTGCCCACGGGCATGCCGACAGCGTGAAGAACATGATTGGTTACCTCAAGCAGCACCTGCCCAAGGCGTTCGTGATCGCAGGCAATGTGGCGACCCCCGAGGCCATCATCGACCTGGAAAACTGGGGCGCCGACGCCACCAAGGTGGGCGTGGGCCCGGGCAAGGTGTGCATTACCAAGCTCAAGACGGGGTTTGGCACGGGCGGCTGGCAGCTGTCGGCGCTGAAGTGGTGCGCTCGTGTGGCCACCAAGCCCATCATTGCCGACGGCGGCATCCGCAGCCACGGCGACATTGCCAAGAGCATCCGCTTTGGCGCCAGCATGGTGATGATCGGCTCGCTGTTTGCGGGCCACGAAGAATCACCCGGCAAGACGGTGGAGGTGGATGGTGAGCTGTTCAAGGAGTACTACGGCTCGGCCTCAGACTTCAACAAGGGCGAGTACAAGCACGTGGAAGGCAAGCGCATTCTGGAGCCCGTCAAGGGCAAGCTGGCCGACACGCTGATCGAGATGGAGCAGGATGTGCAAAGCTCCATCAGCTACTCGGGTGGCACCAAGCTCATGGACGTGCGCAAGGTGAACTACGTGATTCTGGGCGGTGACAACGCGGGCGAGCACCTGCTGATGTAG
- a CDS encoding multidrug effflux MFS transporter, which translates to MNPQADTLWTGPKWALAVLLAILGMLGPFSIDTYIPAFSGIATALGATPIQMQQTLSAYLFGFAFMNLFHGALADSFGRRPVVLWGIALFTLASAGCALSQNIGQLVFFRAVQGLSTGAGIVVSRAVIRDMFPPAQAQQVMSQVTIYFGVAPAIAPIVGGWLFVHTGWQSIFWFLTLVGATLWITNFRLLPETLAHQHRQPFNVQHLMRGYWALGASPKFVLLAFASGIPFNGMFLYVLSAPAFLGEHLQLAPTQFFWFFVLTISGIMGGAWLSGRLAGRIAPKRQIRHGFVIMFSVGIVNVALNFLIPPHPAWALLPIAIFAFGWALMVPVVTLLVLDLVPERRGMASSLQAFVGSTANGIVAGVISPMVMHSTQGLALASLSMLGIGLVAWIYLHHRWPEIGAQASHPPTLTPTPAEKS; encoded by the coding sequence ATGAACCCACAAGCCGACACGCTCTGGACTGGCCCCAAATGGGCACTGGCCGTTCTCCTCGCCATCCTGGGCATGCTGGGACCCTTCTCCATTGACACCTACATTCCTGCATTTTCAGGCATTGCCACAGCGCTGGGGGCCACCCCCATCCAAATGCAGCAAACGCTGTCAGCCTACCTGTTCGGCTTCGCATTCATGAACCTGTTCCATGGCGCGCTGGCAGACAGCTTCGGACGCAGGCCGGTGGTGCTATGGGGCATTGCACTGTTCACTCTGGCGTCCGCCGGGTGCGCACTGTCGCAAAACATTGGACAGCTGGTTTTTTTCCGCGCAGTACAAGGACTGTCTACAGGGGCGGGCATCGTGGTATCTCGCGCCGTTATCCGCGACATGTTCCCACCCGCACAAGCCCAGCAGGTGATGAGCCAGGTCACCATCTACTTTGGGGTGGCCCCCGCCATCGCACCCATTGTGGGCGGCTGGCTGTTTGTGCACACGGGTTGGCAAAGCATTTTCTGGTTCCTAACCCTGGTGGGGGCTACCCTGTGGATCACCAACTTCAGGCTGCTGCCCGAAACGCTGGCCCACCAACACCGCCAGCCGTTCAATGTGCAACACCTGATGCGCGGGTATTGGGCATTGGGTGCCAGCCCCAAGTTTGTACTGCTGGCCTTTGCCAGCGGCATTCCGTTCAACGGCATGTTTTTGTACGTGCTCTCAGCCCCCGCTTTTTTGGGTGAGCACTTGCAACTCGCGCCCACGCAGTTTTTCTGGTTCTTTGTGCTGACCATCTCCGGCATCATGGGCGGCGCATGGCTCAGCGGACGACTGGCTGGGCGCATTGCCCCCAAGCGCCAGATCAGGCACGGGTTCGTCATCATGTTCAGCGTGGGCATCGTGAATGTTGCGCTGAATTTTCTGATCCCACCCCACCCCGCCTGGGCACTGCTTCCCATCGCCATTTTTGCCTTCGGCTGGGCCCTCATGGTGCCCGTGGTCACCCTGCTGGTGCTGGACCTAGTGCCCGAACGCAGAGGCATGGCGTCGTCATTGCAAGCCTTCGTCGGCTCCACCGCCAACGGAATTGTCGCGGGCGTGATTTCTCCGATGGTCATGCACTCCACGCAAGGCCTGGCCCTGGCATCCTTGTCGATGCTGGGCATCGGGCTCGTGGCTTGGATTTATTTGCACCACCGATGGCCTGAGATCGGAGCCCAAGCCAGCCATCCACCAACCCTCACACCAACCCCAGCAGAAAAGTCCTAG
- a CDS encoding sensor domain-containing diguanylate cyclase, whose amino-acid sequence MFNLAPVSLWLEDYSALKALFERWRVEGVEDLQAHLQSDPLLLSQCSASLKVLRVNQRTLDLFSAASQSELLGQLAQVFRDDMHAAMVREMVQMWEGRLEFTNETVNYALDGRRLDVRISVRVLPGHEADWGRVLVSLEDITQQVQGAARLRRSEQYARDLFEYSPVSLWVEDFSAIKLLLEGVRAQGIVDFKTFLKVHPEFVSRCMQEIRVIDVNQQTLQMFGATSKEHLLNNIGRVFRGEMQESFAEQLHDLWDGKTVQQREVTNYSLSGDAVHIHMQFSVLGSHLDDWSLVLLSLVDITARKKAEAYLEYLGKHDVLTQLRNRAFYAEELNRLTRKGPWPFSVIAIDLNGLKAINDEQGHAAGDAMLRRAGEVLAKAVDAPACAARVGGDEFAVLLPGLDERAAQVVRERIQSLIELNNQFYSGQPLGFAIGIACCQSGEGVEAALHKADQAMYEEKRRYYQQIGAERRR is encoded by the coding sequence ATGTTCAATCTGGCGCCTGTCTCGCTGTGGTTGGAGGATTACAGTGCCTTGAAGGCGCTGTTTGAGCGCTGGCGTGTTGAGGGGGTGGAGGACTTGCAAGCCCACTTGCAGTCTGATCCGTTGCTGCTCTCGCAGTGCAGTGCGTCTCTCAAGGTGCTGCGTGTGAACCAGCGCACGCTGGACTTGTTCTCGGCTGCCAGCCAGTCGGAGTTGCTGGGCCAGCTTGCCCAGGTGTTCAGGGATGATATGCACGCCGCCATGGTGCGCGAAATGGTCCAGATGTGGGAGGGGCGGCTGGAGTTCACCAATGAGACTGTGAATTACGCCCTGGATGGTCGGCGGCTTGATGTCCGCATCAGCGTCCGTGTCTTGCCGGGCCACGAGGCGGATTGGGGGCGGGTCTTGGTCTCCCTGGAGGACATCACACAGCAGGTGCAGGGGGCTGCCCGCCTGCGGCGCAGCGAGCAGTACGCGCGGGATTTGTTCGAGTATTCGCCTGTCTCTTTGTGGGTGGAGGACTTCAGCGCCATCAAGTTGTTGCTGGAGGGGGTGCGTGCTCAGGGTATTGTCGATTTCAAAACCTTCTTGAAGGTGCACCCGGAGTTTGTTTCGCGGTGCATGCAAGAAATCCGCGTGATCGATGTGAACCAGCAGACGCTGCAGATGTTTGGTGCCACCTCCAAAGAGCATTTGCTCAACAACATCGGCCGTGTTTTTCGGGGGGAGATGCAAGAGTCCTTTGCGGAGCAGTTGCATGACCTGTGGGATGGCAAGACGGTTCAGCAGCGCGAGGTCACCAACTATTCCCTGTCGGGGGATGCGGTGCACATCCACATGCAGTTCTCTGTGCTGGGCAGCCACCTGGATGATTGGAGTCTGGTGTTGCTGTCGTTGGTGGACATTACCGCGCGCAAGAAGGCAGAGGCCTACTTGGAATATCTGGGCAAGCACGATGTCCTCACCCAGCTGCGCAACCGTGCGTTTTATGCGGAAGAGCTCAACCGCCTGACCCGCAAAGGGCCATGGCCTTTTTCAGTGATCGCCATTGATTTGAATGGTCTCAAGGCCATCAACGATGAGCAGGGGCATGCCGCAGGCGATGCCATGTTGCGCCGTGCGGGCGAGGTACTGGCCAAGGCGGTGGATGCTCCCGCCTGTGCTGCCAGGGTGGGTGGAGATGAGTTTGCGGTATTGCTGCCGGGATTGGACGAGCGCGCGGCCCAGGTCGTGCGTGAGCGCATCCAGTCGTTGATTGAGCTGAACAACCAGTTTTACTCAGGCCAGCCTTTGGGCTTCGCCATAGGCATTGCCTGTTGTCAGTCGGGGGAGGGGGTTGAGGCAGCTTTACACAAGGCCGACCAGGCCATGTACGAGGAAAAGAGGCGCTACTACCAGCAGATTGGTGCAGAGCGCAGGCGCTAG
- a CDS encoding NAD(P)-dependent oxidoreductase, translated as MRAETTPREITTMTLPSLRIAVLGIGNMGDPIARRLHQAGHQVHAWNRTRAKAEPLAALGIAVHTTAAEAVQGADMVVSLLENGSVVEQVLFEQGTAQAMRPGALLIDMASIQPREARDHAARLDEMGLSHLDAPVSGGTVGAENGTLAIMAGGRPEDFARAQPVFAALGRATHVGPHGSGQLAKLANQMIVGITIGAVAEALLFAAKGGADMAKVREAIQGGFADSRILQLHGQRMVERDFAPKGRMAVQLKDMRNALATAQEIGFDAPVTALFEALYADGVEHGLGELDHSGLFVELASRNAMQ; from the coding sequence ATGCGTGCAGAGACAACTCCGCGCGAGATCACAACCATGACCCTTCCTTCGCTCCGCATCGCCGTTTTGGGCATTGGCAACATGGGTGACCCCATCGCCCGCCGCCTGCACCAGGCAGGACACCAGGTGCACGCCTGGAACCGCACCCGCGCGAAGGCAGAGCCGCTGGCAGCCCTGGGTATTGCGGTGCACACCACAGCGGCAGAGGCCGTGCAAGGCGCGGACATGGTAGTGAGCCTGCTGGAAAACGGCTCGGTGGTCGAGCAAGTGCTGTTTGAGCAGGGCACGGCGCAGGCCATGCGCCCTGGCGCGCTGTTGATCGACATGGCATCCATCCAGCCCCGCGAGGCCCGCGACCATGCCGCCCGGCTCGATGAAATGGGGCTGTCCCACCTGGACGCGCCAGTCTCTGGAGGCACCGTAGGTGCCGAAAACGGCACGCTGGCCATCATGGCAGGCGGGCGCCCCGAAGACTTTGCGCGCGCACAGCCTGTGTTTGCCGCGCTGGGCCGCGCAACCCATGTGGGCCCTCACGGCAGTGGGCAACTGGCCAAGCTGGCCAACCAGATGATTGTGGGCATCACCATTGGCGCCGTGGCCGAGGCCCTGCTGTTTGCCGCCAAAGGCGGCGCCGACATGGCCAAGGTGCGGGAAGCCATCCAAGGCGGCTTTGCCGACAGCCGCATCCTACAGTTGCATGGGCAGCGCATGGTCGAGCGCGACTTCGCCCCCAAAGGCCGCATGGCCGTGCAACTCAAGGACATGCGCAACGCGCTGGCCACAGCGCAAGAGATTGGGTTCGATGCTCCCGTCACCGCGTTGTTTGAAGCCCTCTACGCCGACGGCGTGGAGCACGGCCTGGGCGAACTGGACCACAGCGGACTGTTTGTAGAGCTGGCCAGCCGCAACGCGATGCAATAA
- a CDS encoding alpha/beta hydrolase: MSLPLHDPAWLERMYNNRALVPDHMDYLQRWAQDSAQVRANVPCVLDVAFGAEAGETLDVFPSVRPGAAGAPVLVFIHGGYWRSLDKSDHSFIAPPFTQEGCCVVVVNYALCPGTPESPVTVPHIGRQMEAALAWVWRNIAQHGGDPQRITVAGHSAGGQLAALLLTSVWSLIGNGLPDGLVRKVLSISGVHDLEPVMYTPFLQQTLHLTEQQVLQASPARLQAPAQGLLYSVAGGDESEEFARQARLIQEAWGTHIVPRCQILPGLHHFSIVDALAKPGHDLHHMALNLLRA; encoded by the coding sequence ATGTCCCTCCCGTTGCATGACCCCGCCTGGCTAGAGCGCATGTACAACAACCGCGCCTTGGTGCCTGACCACATGGATTACCTGCAGCGCTGGGCGCAGGATTCGGCGCAAGTGCGTGCCAACGTGCCCTGTGTTTTGGACGTGGCTTTTGGCGCAGAGGCTGGCGAGACGCTGGACGTCTTTCCGTCAGTACGCCCCGGCGCCGCGGGGGCGCCTGTGCTGGTGTTTATCCACGGCGGCTACTGGCGCTCGCTGGATAAATCGGACCATTCCTTCATCGCGCCCCCCTTTACGCAAGAGGGTTGCTGCGTCGTGGTCGTCAATTACGCGCTGTGCCCCGGTACCCCAGAGTCTCCGGTCACCGTCCCTCATATCGGCAGGCAGATGGAAGCCGCTTTGGCCTGGGTGTGGCGCAACATTGCGCAGCATGGGGGCGACCCGCAGCGGATCACCGTGGCAGGGCACTCGGCGGGTGGGCAACTGGCCGCTTTGCTGCTCACCAGTGTGTGGTCACTCATTGGCAATGGCTTGCCAGATGGCCTGGTGCGCAAGGTGCTTTCCATCTCGGGTGTGCACGATTTGGAGCCCGTGATGTACACCCCGTTTTTGCAGCAAACCCTGCACTTGACCGAGCAGCAGGTGCTGCAGGCCAGCCCTGCGCGCTTGCAGGCCCCGGCGCAGGGCTTGCTTTACAGCGTGGCGGGCGGTGACGAGAGCGAAGAGTTTGCCCGCCAAGCCCGTTTGATTCAGGAGGCCTGGGGCACGCACATCGTGCCGCGCTGCCAGATCCTGCCGGGGCTGCACCACTTCAGTATTGTGGACGCGCTGGCCAAGCCGGGGCATGACCTGCACCACATGGCGCTGAACCTGCTGCGCGCGTGA